A region of Mesorhizobium sp. AR02 DNA encodes the following proteins:
- a CDS encoding twin-arginine translocase TatA/TatE family subunit, whose protein sequence is MGSFSIWHWMIVLVIVLLVFGRGKIPELMGDMAKGIKSFKKGMADDDVADDKRTVEHRADETVSAVKEKASKS, encoded by the coding sequence ATGGGTTCATTTTCGATTTGGCACTGGATGATCGTGCTGGTGATCGTGCTGCTGGTTTTCGGCCGCGGCAAGATTCCGGAACTGATGGGCGACATGGCCAAGGGCATCAAGAGCTTCAAGAAGGGCATGGCGGACGACGACGTTGCCGACGACAAGCGCACCGTCGAGCATCGCGCCGACGAAACCGTTTCGGCCGTGAAGGAAAAAGCCAGCAAGAGCTGA
- the surE gene encoding 5'/3'-nucleotidase SurE, with protein sequence MRILLTNDDGIHAEGLASLERVARTLSDDVWVVAPEQDQSGYAHSLSISEPLRLRKIGEKHFAVRGTPTDCVIMGVKKILPDAPDLILSGINSGANIADDVTYSGTVAGAMEGALLGIRSIALSQGYSYVGEDRIVPYETTEALAPALLKKLVATPLPDGVLLNVNFPNCLPEEVAGTVVTTQGKLVHSLWVDERRDGRGLPYYWLRFGREPVEGKQGTDLYALRNRLVSVTPLQLDLTAHEIRDQLSKALA encoded by the coding sequence ATGCGCATTCTTCTGACCAATGACGACGGCATTCATGCCGAGGGCCTGGCGTCGCTCGAACGCGTCGCCCGCACGCTGTCCGACGATGTCTGGGTGGTGGCGCCGGAGCAGGACCAGTCCGGCTATGCGCATTCGCTGTCGATCTCGGAGCCGCTGCGGCTGCGCAAGATCGGCGAGAAGCATTTTGCCGTGCGCGGCACGCCGACCGATTGCGTCATCATGGGCGTGAAGAAGATCCTGCCCGACGCGCCCGACCTGATCCTGTCCGGCATCAATTCGGGCGCCAACATCGCCGACGACGTCACCTATTCGGGAACCGTCGCCGGTGCCATGGAAGGCGCGCTGCTCGGCATCCGCTCGATCGCGCTCAGCCAGGGCTACTCCTATGTCGGCGAGGACCGCATCGTTCCTTACGAGACCACCGAGGCGCTGGCGCCGGCATTGCTGAAGAAGCTCGTCGCGACGCCGCTGCCGGACGGCGTGCTGCTCAACGTCAACTTTCCCAACTGCCTTCCCGAAGAGGTCGCCGGCACGGTGGTCACCACGCAAGGAAAGCTCGTGCACAGCCTGTGGGTCGACGAGCGCCGTGACGGGCGCGGCCTGCCTTACTATTGGCTGCGCTTCGGCCGCGAGCCGGTCGAGGGCAAGCAAGGCACCGACCTCTATGCGCTGCGCAACCGTCTGGTGTCGGTGACGCCATTGCAGCTCGACCTCACCGCGCATGAAATCCGTGACCAGCTGAGCAAGGCGCTTGCATGA
- the tatB gene encoding Sec-independent protein translocase protein TatB → MFEVGWSEMLVIAIVMIVVVGPKDLPNMLRTFGRTTAKLRAMAADFQKQFNEALKEAELDDVKKSVDELRGLSPVAEIKKQLDPFQQAAADVRAGVDAAMKPKPAADPATPAASTPQAAEPLRNGATEMPGVSGPEAAPPTPIFPAMTDESVVAASTEPAVAPKAASAKKAAKAAPAAKAPSKAATSAKAATAKAAPVVTAKAAPATKASTKAVAAAKPETAAATKPATKTASTKTVAKAEPKPAPVNKPAAKKTAGAAK, encoded by the coding sequence ATGTTTGAAGTCGGCTGGAGCGAAATGCTGGTGATCGCGATCGTCATGATCGTGGTCGTCGGGCCGAAGGATTTGCCCAATATGCTGCGCACCTTTGGCCGCACGACGGCGAAGCTACGCGCCATGGCGGCCGACTTCCAGAAACAGTTCAACGAAGCACTGAAGGAAGCCGAGCTCGACGACGTCAAGAAGTCGGTCGACGAGCTCCGGGGCCTGAGCCCGGTTGCCGAAATCAAGAAGCAGCTTGATCCGTTCCAGCAGGCGGCAGCCGATGTGCGTGCCGGTGTCGACGCGGCGATGAAGCCGAAGCCAGCCGCTGATCCGGCAACGCCCGCCGCTTCGACGCCGCAGGCAGCCGAGCCGCTGAGGAATGGCGCGACGGAAATGCCTGGCGTCAGCGGGCCAGAGGCCGCGCCGCCAACGCCGATTTTCCCGGCGATGACCGATGAATCGGTGGTCGCGGCATCCACGGAACCCGCCGTGGCGCCGAAGGCAGCTTCGGCCAAGAAAGCCGCCAAGGCGGCGCCGGCAGCAAAAGCACCGTCCAAGGCCGCGACTTCCGCGAAAGCGGCGACGGCAAAAGCCGCACCTGTGGTGACGGCAAAAGCCGCACCCGCGACCAAGGCGTCGACAAAGGCCGTGGCAGCGGCAAAGCCTGAAACCGCCGCTGCGACGAAGCCCGCGACCAAGACGGCCTCAACCAAGACCGTGGCGAAAGCCGAACCGAAACCTGCGCCGGTGAACAAGCCGGCGGCGAAGAAGACGGCTGGAGCCGCCAAGTGA
- the nagZ gene encoding beta-N-acetylhexosaminidase codes for MTESKSMILGCAGKSLTREEINFYRNECPWAFILFARNIGETEQIRDLVAEMRDCIGRPDALVFIDQEGGRVQRLRPPLAPNYPAGGALGALWRDDHDAGARAAWLMARLHAFDLLRYGITADCLPVLDVPIEGASDVIGARAYGKEPRAVIELGRAAAEGLMSGGVLPVMKHIPGHGRAFADTHFELPIVNASLSDLQRHDFAPFRELNDLPMAMTAHVVYSAIDPNNPATTSGKVIDEIIRREIGFDGLLMSDDTSMKALSGDFPTKAASILAAGCDLVLHCNGVFEEMAGIASRTKGLEGKSLERAKRALTYIKKHDAVEETEIRAEFATYFDAVA; via the coding sequence ATGACCGAATCAAAATCCATGATCCTTGGCTGTGCCGGGAAATCGCTCACCCGCGAAGAAATCAATTTCTATCGCAATGAATGCCCATGGGCCTTCATCCTGTTTGCCCGCAACATTGGCGAGACCGAGCAGATCCGCGATCTGGTCGCCGAGATGCGCGACTGTATCGGACGCCCGGACGCGCTGGTGTTCATCGACCAGGAAGGCGGCAGGGTGCAACGGCTGCGGCCGCCGCTGGCGCCGAACTATCCGGCGGGCGGGGCGCTTGGCGCGCTGTGGCGCGACGATCACGACGCCGGCGCCCGTGCTGCCTGGCTGATGGCGCGCCTGCACGCCTTCGACCTGCTGCGTTACGGCATCACGGCGGATTGCCTGCCGGTGCTCGACGTGCCGATCGAGGGCGCCAGCGATGTGATCGGTGCGCGCGCCTACGGCAAGGAGCCGCGCGCGGTCATCGAACTCGGCCGCGCCGCCGCCGAAGGCCTGATGTCCGGCGGCGTGCTGCCGGTGATGAAACACATTCCGGGCCATGGCCGGGCTTTTGCCGACACGCATTTCGAGCTGCCAATAGTCAACGCCTCGCTCAGCGATCTGCAGCGGCATGATTTTGCCCCGTTCCGAGAGCTCAACGACCTACCGATGGCGATGACGGCGCATGTCGTCTACAGCGCCATCGATCCCAACAACCCGGCGACGACCTCCGGCAAGGTCATCGACGAGATCATCCGCCGCGAGATCGGCTTCGATGGGTTGTTGATGAGCGACGACACCTCGATGAAGGCACTTTCTGGGGATTTCCCGACAAAGGCAGCCTCGATCCTTGCGGCGGGCTGCGATCTGGTCCTTCACTGCAATGGCGTTTTCGAGGAGATGGCGGGCATCGCGTCGCGCACCAAGGGGCTTGAGGGCAAGTCGCTGGAGCGCGCAAAGCGGGCACTGACCTATATAAAGAAACACGACGCGGTCGAAGAAACCGAGATACGCGCTGAATTCGCCACCTATTTCGATGCGGTGGCCTAA
- the tatC gene encoding twin-arginine translocase subunit TatC encodes MSVSDKEKDEIEKSSAPLMEHLIELRRRLIWSLGGFFVAFLVCFFFAKRLFNLLVVPFKWATKWAGLDPHKVELIYTAPQEFFFTQVKLAMFGGMVIAFPLIATQIYKFIAPGLYKNERNAFLPFLIASPILFVMGASLVYFFFTPMVMWFFLAMQQVGTDDQVQISLLPKVSEYLSLIMTLIFSFGLVFQLPVVTSLMTRVGILSSKALAEKRKWAIVIAFIVAAVLTPPDPMSQIGLAIPTILLYEVSIWAARWIERDQEKQRVAREKQDAGETVADKTPDEPPAPAAS; translated from the coding sequence GTGAGCGTTTCGGACAAGGAAAAGGACGAGATAGAAAAGTCGTCGGCTCCACTGATGGAGCATCTGATCGAGCTGCGCCGGCGGCTGATCTGGTCGCTCGGTGGCTTCTTCGTCGCCTTCCTCGTCTGCTTCTTCTTCGCCAAGCGGCTGTTCAACCTTCTGGTCGTCCCGTTCAAATGGGCGACGAAATGGGCGGGACTCGATCCGCACAAGGTCGAGCTGATCTACACCGCGCCGCAGGAATTCTTCTTCACGCAGGTCAAGCTCGCCATGTTCGGCGGCATGGTCATCGCCTTTCCGTTAATCGCCACGCAGATCTACAAATTCATCGCGCCTGGCCTCTACAAGAACGAGCGCAACGCCTTCCTGCCGTTCCTGATTGCGTCGCCGATCCTGTTTGTGATGGGCGCCTCGCTGGTCTATTTCTTCTTCACCCCGATGGTGATGTGGTTCTTCCTCGCCATGCAGCAGGTCGGCACCGACGATCAGGTGCAGATTTCGCTGCTGCCAAAGGTGTCGGAATATCTCAGCCTCATCATGACGCTGATCTTCTCGTTCGGCCTGGTGTTCCAGCTGCCGGTGGTGACCAGCCTGATGACGCGTGTTGGCATACTCTCATCCAAAGCGCTGGCGGAAAAACGCAAATGGGCAATCGTCATTGCCTTCATCGTTGCCGCCGTGCTGACGCCGCCGGATCCGATGAGCCAGATCGGTCTGGCCATTCCGACCATCCTTCTCTACGAGGTCTCGATCTGGGCCGCCCGGTGGATCGAGCGGGACCAGGAAAAGCAGCGGGTGGCGCGCGAGAAGCAGGACGCCGGCGAGACCGTGGCCGATAAAACGCCGGACGAGCCTCCAGCGCCGGCTGCCTCGTAA
- the scpB gene encoding SMC-Scp complex subunit ScpB: MSERANASVIPFKVDDGPEEGDLDQASVQNPAQNPAERLHMAEAVRMAEAIVFASAEPVSEKQLAVRLPDGINIALAMAELQQVYARRGVNLVRVGDAWAFRTAGDLAFLMSRDTVQQRKLSRAALEVLAIIAYHQPVTRAEIEDIRGVETSKGTLDTLLETEWVRMRGRRKTPGRPVTYGTTETFLDHFALEEIRDLPGMEELKGAGLLSGRMPSNFSIPQPPADPDALTEDEDPLTDIDLEELGLLTPRVTED, translated from the coding sequence ATGAGCGAACGCGCCAACGCTTCGGTTATCCCCTTCAAGGTGGATGATGGGCCGGAAGAGGGGGATCTCGACCAGGCCTCCGTCCAGAATCCGGCACAGAACCCGGCCGAGCGCCTGCATATGGCAGAGGCCGTGCGCATGGCCGAGGCGATTGTCTTCGCCAGCGCCGAGCCGGTCAGTGAAAAGCAGCTTGCCGTACGCCTCCCCGACGGCATCAACATCGCCCTTGCCATGGCCGAGTTGCAGCAGGTCTATGCGCGGCGCGGCGTCAATCTGGTGCGGGTCGGCGACGCCTGGGCTTTCCGCACCGCCGGCGACCTCGCCTTCCTGATGAGCCGTGATACGGTCCAGCAGCGCAAGCTGTCGCGGGCCGCCCTCGAAGTGCTGGCGATCATCGCCTACCATCAGCCGGTGACGCGCGCCGAGATCGAGGATATCCGCGGTGTCGAGACGTCGAAGGGCACGCTCGACACGCTGCTCGAGACGGAATGGGTGCGCATGCGCGGCCGCCGCAAAACGCCCGGCCGTCCCGTCACCTACGGCACCACCGAAACCTTCCTCGACCATTTTGCGCTCGAGGAAATCCGCGATCTTCCCGGCATGGAGGAACTGAAGGGGGCGGGCCTGCTTTCGGGCCGCATGCCGTCGAACTTCTCCATCCCGCAGCCGCCGGCCGATCCCGATGCGCTGACCGAGGACGAGGATCCGCTGACCGACATCGACCTCGAGGAACTTGGGCTGCTGACGCCGCGCGTCACGGAAGATTGA
- a CDS encoding segregation and condensation protein A translates to MDRLWAENDDSRVTGDPSLVVDVAGFEGPLDLLLHLARTQKVDLARISILALVEQYLTFVETARALRLELAADYLVMAAWLAFLKSKLLIPKQPGEEGESGEELAAVLQFRLKRLEAMRDAAARLVNRNRLGRDVFARGMPEMVIIEKRNAYSASLYDLLTAYAQQRQKQAINNVTIARRGVWSLKDARDILTRLVGAVSDWTTLESFLIVYMTSPEERRTAIASSFAATLELVRDGTMDVRQDQTFAPIYLRGRAQAIKAVEVAS, encoded by the coding sequence ATGGACCGCCTGTGGGCCGAGAATGACGATTCACGCGTCACCGGCGATCCGTCGCTGGTCGTCGACGTTGCCGGCTTCGAAGGCCCGCTCGACCTTCTCTTGCATCTTGCCCGGACACAAAAGGTCGATCTGGCACGCATCTCGATCCTGGCACTGGTCGAGCAGTATTTGACCTTTGTCGAGACGGCGAGGGCGCTGCGGCTCGAACTTGCAGCCGACTATCTGGTGATGGCGGCGTGGCTGGCTTTCCTCAAGTCGAAGCTCTTGATCCCCAAGCAGCCGGGCGAAGAGGGCGAAAGCGGCGAGGAGTTGGCGGCGGTGCTGCAATTCCGGCTGAAGCGGCTGGAAGCGATGCGCGACGCGGCGGCGCGTCTGGTCAACCGCAACCGGCTCGGCCGCGACGTGTTCGCGCGCGGCATGCCGGAAATGGTCATCATCGAGAAGCGCAACGCTTATTCGGCATCGCTCTACGATCTCTTGACCGCCTATGCCCAGCAGCGGCAGAAGCAGGCGATCAACAATGTGACGATCGCCAGGCGTGGTGTCTGGTCGCTCAAGGACGCGCGCGACATCCTGACCCGCCTGGTCGGGGCTGTAAGCGACTGGACCACGCTGGAAAGTTTCCTGATCGTGTACATGACCAGCCCCGAGGAAAGGCGCACGGCGATCGCGAGTTCCTTTGCGGCAACATTGGAACTGGTGCGCGACGGCACGATGGACGTGCGGCAGGATCAGACGTTCGCACCGATCTATCTGCGCGGCCGAGCGCAGGCAATCAAGGCAGTCGAGGTGGCATCATGA
- the serS gene encoding serine--tRNA ligase has product MLDIKWIRDNPKALVEALTKRSWSAAEAQSTVDDLIARDEARREHVTELQTKQERRNAASKEIGNAMRSGDAALAEKLKAEVGEIKTFIQNGEARERELDKALNDALAVLPNVPLDDVPVGKDEHDNVVKHIVGTVPTRPNWVKEHFEIGEALGMMDFERAAKLSGSRFTVLKSGLARMERAIGQFMLDLHTTEHGYEEVIPPLMVRDEVLFGTNQLPKFEEDLFFTPHGEGRLGLIPTAEVPLTNLVREEITAHEKLPLRYTALTPCFRSEAGSGGRDTRGMLRQHQFYKVELVSITDQESSLAEHERMTECAEEVLKRLELPFRTMVLCTGDMGFGARKTYDIEVWLPGQNAYREISSCSVCGDFQARRMDARYKDRDGKGNRFVHTLNGSGTAVGRALIAVIENYQNEDGSVTIPEVLRPYMGGLAKIESK; this is encoded by the coding sequence ATGCTTGACATCAAATGGATTCGCGACAACCCGAAGGCCCTTGTCGAGGCGCTGACCAAGCGCTCGTGGTCGGCGGCTGAGGCGCAGTCCACGGTCGATGATTTGATCGCCAGGGACGAGGCGCGGCGCGAACACGTCACCGAGTTGCAGACCAAGCAGGAGCGCCGCAACGCCGCCTCAAAGGAGATCGGCAACGCCATGCGTTCGGGCGATGCCGCCCTGGCCGAAAAGCTGAAGGCCGAGGTCGGCGAGATCAAAACCTTCATCCAGAATGGCGAGGCGCGCGAACGCGAGCTCGACAAGGCGCTCAATGACGCGCTGGCGGTGCTGCCCAATGTGCCGCTCGACGATGTGCCGGTCGGCAAGGACGAGCACGACAATGTCGTCAAACACATCGTCGGCACGGTGCCGACGCGGCCGAACTGGGTGAAGGAGCATTTCGAGATCGGCGAAGCGCTCGGTATGATGGATTTCGAGCGGGCGGCAAAGCTGTCGGGCTCGCGCTTCACCGTGCTGAAGAGCGGGCTGGCGCGGATGGAACGCGCGATCGGCCAGTTCATGCTCGACCTGCACACGACCGAGCATGGCTATGAGGAAGTGATTCCGCCGCTGATGGTGCGCGACGAGGTGCTTTTCGGCACCAACCAGCTGCCGAAATTCGAGGAGGATCTGTTCTTTACGCCGCACGGGGAGGGCAGGCTCGGCCTGATCCCGACCGCCGAGGTACCGCTCACCAATCTGGTGCGCGAGGAGATCACCGCGCATGAAAAACTGCCGCTGCGCTATACGGCACTGACGCCGTGCTTCCGTTCGGAAGCGGGCTCGGGCGGGCGCGACACGCGCGGCATGCTGCGGCAGCACCAGTTCTACAAGGTCGAACTGGTGTCGATCACCGATCAGGAATCCTCGCTGGCCGAGCACGAGCGGATGACTGAGTGCGCCGAGGAAGTGCTGAAGCGGCTCGAACTGCCGTTCCGCACCATGGTGCTGTGCACCGGCGACATGGGCTTTGGCGCGCGCAAAACCTATGACATCGAGGTCTGGCTGCCCGGCCAGAACGCCTATCGCGAAATCTCGTCCTGCTCGGTCTGCGGCGATTTCCAGGCGCGCCGCATGGACGCCCGCTACAAGGACAGGGACGGCAAGGGCAATCGCTTCGTCCACACGCTCAACGGTTCGGGCACCGCTGTCGGCCGCGCTCTCATAGCTGTCATCGAAAACTACCAGAATGAGGATGGCAGCGTAACCATTCCTGAAGTGCTGCGGCCTTACATGGGTGGTCTGGCAAAGATCGAATCGAAATAA
- a CDS encoding protein-L-isoaspartate(D-aspartate) O-methyltransferase: MNLPIDDREGFAAFLLRLRGRGTVPKALIAAFEATPRRGFLAPHFHQIAWSDRMLPIECGEAIEGADMQAAVIAALAIEAGNRVLEIGTGSGYTAAVMSRLAARVVTVDRYKTLVEQARQRFEALGIGNVIVRQTDGSGGLPAEGPFDRIVAWAAFDSLPRFLLDQLSSGGIVIAPIGPEEGEQVLAKLTKVGSRFEREDIGLVRLQPILRSVAAVI; the protein is encoded by the coding sequence ATGAACCTGCCAATCGATGACCGCGAAGGATTTGCCGCTTTCCTTTTGCGCCTGCGTGGCAGAGGAACCGTGCCGAAGGCGCTGATCGCGGCATTCGAGGCGACGCCGCGGCGCGGTTTCCTGGCGCCCCATTTCCACCAGATCGCCTGGTCCGACCGCATGCTGCCGATCGAATGCGGCGAGGCGATCGAAGGCGCCGATATGCAGGCGGCGGTGATCGCGGCACTTGCCATCGAAGCGGGAAACCGTGTCCTCGAGATCGGCACCGGATCGGGCTATACGGCGGCGGTGATGTCGCGGCTGGCGGCGCGCGTCGTGACCGTCGATCGCTACAAGACGCTGGTCGAGCAAGCAAGGCAGCGTTTCGAGGCGCTCGGCATCGGCAACGTCATCGTACGCCAGACGGACGGTTCCGGCGGCTTGCCGGCCGAAGGACCGTTTGACCGCATCGTTGCCTGGGCGGCCTTCGACAGCCTGCCGCGATTCCTGCTCGACCAACTGTCGAGCGGCGGCATCGTCATCGCACCGATCGGGCCGGAGGAGGGCGAGCAGGTATTGGCCAAGCTGACCAAGGTCGGCAGCCGTTTCGAGCGCGAGGATATCGGCCTGGTGCGGCTGCAGCCGATCCTGCGCAGCGTTGCGGCGGTTATCTAG
- a CDS encoding helix-turn-helix domain-containing protein: MNRESMLLQSAPVRSLSDVTMVSRHIEAGVHRLPRAPHHRVMVHASAATRSYCNQVGRYFVRRAGDIDLVPAGEEGGFEAETPFDTIEIVLQPALMERVAAEIGGRALVSRLDTRHLLRDQRIEHLARALQSDLDAGAPSGSLFADSIGAALAVRLLGVDDIDIDRTNRLSDSQLKRVLEHIEAALHEPLSIHRLSRVAGASSSHLRTWFKVAMGVTLHRYVLRRRVERARVLLLQGDLNTSEVAELTGFAHQSHLAHWMRREIGQTPRDLRRARPPK; encoded by the coding sequence ATGAATCGAGAGAGTATGCTTCTGCAATCCGCTCCGGTCCGATCTCTGTCCGACGTGACAATGGTTTCCCGGCACATTGAGGCAGGTGTCCATCGTCTGCCACGGGCGCCGCACCACCGCGTCATGGTGCATGCAAGCGCGGCGACACGCTCTTACTGCAATCAGGTTGGGCGCTATTTCGTCAGGCGCGCCGGCGATATCGACCTGGTGCCGGCTGGCGAGGAGGGCGGTTTCGAGGCTGAAACCCCATTTGACACGATCGAGATTGTCTTGCAGCCGGCCTTGATGGAAAGGGTAGCGGCGGAAATTGGTGGCAGGGCGCTGGTATCGCGGCTCGACACACGCCATTTGCTTCGTGACCAGCGCATCGAACATCTCGCTCGAGCACTCCAGAGCGACCTCGATGCAGGCGCGCCTAGCGGCTCACTGTTTGCCGACAGCATTGGCGCCGCGCTCGCGGTGAGGCTGCTTGGCGTCGACGATATAGACATCGATCGAACGAACCGGCTGTCGGATAGCCAGCTCAAGCGCGTCCTGGAGCACATTGAGGCTGCTCTCCACGAGCCGCTTTCAATCCATCGACTGAGCCGGGTTGCCGGCGCGAGCAGCTCGCATTTGCGGACATGGTTCAAGGTGGCGATGGGCGTCACCCTGCATCGCTACGTGTTGCGGCGTCGCGTCGAACGCGCGCGCGTCCTGCTGCTGCAGGGCGATCTCAACACAAGCGAGGTTGCGGAATTGACGGGCTTCGCACACCAGTCACATCTGGCGCACTGGATGCGCCGCGAGATTGGCCAAACGCCGCGCGACTTGCGACGGGCACGGCCGCCCAAATGA
- a CDS encoding NAD-dependent epimerase/dehydratase family protein yields MSFYVVVGAGPVGRETARLLSEEGHEVVLTSRSVGSNALQNVRAIQADATDASELSRICQGADAIFMCAMATYHRWPTDFFPIIDGTVRAAEAVGAKLIVLGNLYGYGENAESPLRSDLSLDPTSKKGTARTIMWQRAVRANVPAIEIRASDYLGHGAISYFSLVALPSIIEGKPTAFIGDLDATHAWSFTKDAASTLVAAARYKGEWGRAFHVPSQSASPRQLIQKTAAMLAREISGIRSYSVPEMEALGMHELIEMRYLFESPLLVDSSDTEALLGVKASSLEEMIADTLRDHM; encoded by the coding sequence ATGAGTTTCTATGTTGTTGTCGGCGCAGGCCCGGTTGGACGCGAGACCGCTCGCCTTCTCAGCGAAGAAGGACATGAGGTCGTTCTCACCAGCCGAAGCGTCGGTTCAAACGCCTTGCAGAACGTGCGGGCCATACAGGCCGACGCCACGGATGCCTCGGAACTGTCGCGTATCTGCCAAGGCGCCGATGCCATCTTCATGTGTGCCATGGCCACCTATCATCGCTGGCCGACCGACTTTTTCCCCATCATCGACGGCACCGTGCGCGCGGCCGAAGCGGTCGGCGCCAAGCTCATTGTGCTCGGAAACCTCTATGGTTATGGGGAAAATGCCGAGAGCCCGCTTCGCTCCGACCTGTCCCTAGACCCGACTTCGAAGAAGGGAACCGCCAGGACGATCATGTGGCAGCGGGCGGTCCGCGCCAATGTACCGGCGATCGAAATACGCGCCAGCGACTATCTCGGACATGGCGCGATCAGCTACTTCTCACTGGTCGCGCTGCCCTCCATCATCGAGGGCAAACCCACCGCCTTCATTGGAGACCTCGACGCAACTCATGCCTGGAGCTTCACCAAGGACGCCGCCAGCACACTGGTCGCGGCCGCCCGCTACAAGGGTGAATGGGGGCGGGCGTTTCACGTTCCCTCGCAATCCGCCTCACCCCGGCAGCTCATCCAGAAAACCGCCGCGATGCTCGCACGAGAGATTTCAGGGATACGTTCCTATTCCGTCCCCGAGATGGAAGCCTTGGGCATGCATGAGCTCATCGAGATGCGCTACCTCTTCGAGAGCCCCTTGCTGGTTGATTCCTCCGACACCGAGGCGCTTCTGGGCGTGAAGGCCAGCAGCCTTGAGGAGATGATCGCCGACACGCTCCGGGATCATATGTGA
- a CDS encoding peptidoglycan DD-metalloendopeptidase family protein — protein MQLSVLKANSRNLARGCAVLMIAGAAAGCSSQASRFNSVDDVFTSSTNNQRAIINKQDAVQPYPGDVSAAPLDGSHTQSVSRSSLEPVSSRPLPPPVSAQAAPALAPAANPVRVASAPAMMRPAPHVDRTTTGTVEPAAKPFKNAQPDEPKMAEAGRPHATEIVVRDGETINGLAQHYKVPADVIMKVNGLSATKGLKTGQKIVIPAYAYSSKAEPKVADAKPAKDGKHDLPATAPDKVAVLPQQPKLKEGKAAAQVDASAAASQPKEPKPAQVAKATGAAGTYTVQSGDTMSSIARKTGVGVVALKQANGMKDGLLKIGQTLKVPAGGTATVASAKPAKVDPVTTATTQPPAKTTPSETLASYTPPKKDAKVIQQAEDDGAVAPDATGIGKMRWPVRGRVISGFGSGKDGVDIAVPTGTPIKAAENGVVIYAGDGLKEFGNTVLVRHENGLVTVYGHASSIEVQRGQKVKRGQEIALSGMSGTTDSPKLHFEVRKNSAPVDPSTYLE, from the coding sequence ATGCAACTCAGTGTTTTGAAGGCAAACAGTCGCAATCTGGCGCGGGGCTGCGCTGTTCTCATGATTGCAGGCGCGGCCGCCGGGTGCAGTTCCCAGGCTTCGCGGTTCAACAGCGTCGACGATGTCTTCACTTCCTCGACCAACAATCAGCGCGCCATCATCAACAAGCAGGATGCGGTGCAGCCCTATCCGGGCGACGTCTCCGCTGCTCCGCTTGACGGCAGCCACACGCAGTCGGTCAGCCGCTCCAGCCTCGAGCCGGTTTCGAGCCGGCCGTTGCCGCCGCCCGTTTCAGCCCAGGCCGCGCCGGCACTCGCGCCTGCCGCCAATCCGGTGCGTGTCGCATCGGCGCCAGCCATGATGCGCCCGGCGCCGCATGTCGACAGGACCACAACCGGCACTGTCGAGCCGGCTGCGAAGCCGTTCAAGAATGCCCAGCCCGACGAGCCGAAGATGGCAGAGGCGGGCAGGCCGCACGCGACCGAGATCGTCGTTCGCGACGGCGAAACGATCAACGGCTTGGCGCAGCATTACAAAGTGCCGGCCGACGTCATCATGAAGGTCAACGGGCTTAGCGCGACCAAGGGACTGAAGACCGGTCAGAAGATCGTCATCCCGGCCTACGCCTATTCGAGCAAGGCAGAACCGAAGGTCGCCGATGCCAAGCCGGCGAAGGATGGCAAGCATGACTTGCCGGCCACCGCGCCAGACAAGGTCGCCGTCCTGCCGCAGCAGCCGAAGCTCAAGGAGGGCAAGGCTGCCGCGCAGGTCGATGCTTCGGCCGCCGCGAGCCAGCCCAAAGAGCCCAAGCCGGCGCAGGTCGCCAAGGCAACCGGCGCCGCCGGCACCTACACGGTCCAGTCGGGCGACACGATGTCCTCGATTGCCAGGAAGACCGGCGTCGGCGTCGTAGCGCTGAAGCAGGCCAACGGCATGAAGGATGGTTTGCTCAAGATCGGCCAGACCCTGAAAGTGCCGGCCGGCGGAACCGCGACGGTCGCCAGCGCCAAGCCGGCGAAGGTCGATCCGGTGACCACGGCCACGACGCAGCCCCCGGCCAAGACCACACCGTCCGAAACGCTGGCATCCTACACGCCGCCGAAGAAGGACGCGAAGGTCATCCAGCAGGCCGAGGACGACGGCGCGGTGGCGCCGGATGCCACGGGGATCGGCAAGATGCGCTGGCCGGTGCGCGGCCGGGTGATTTCCGGTTTCGGATCCGGCAAGGACGGCGTCGACATCGCCGTGCCCACGGGCACGCCGATCAAGGCGGCCGAGAACGGCGTCGTCATCTATGCCGGCGACGGGCTCAAGGAATTCGGCAATACGGTGCTGGTGCGCCACGAGAACGGTCTGGTCACGGTCTATGGCCATGCCAGTTCGATCGAAGTGCAGCGCGGCCAGAAGGTCAAGCGCGGCCAGGAAATCGCATTGTCGGGCATGAGCGGCACGACGGACTCGCCGAAGCTGCACTTCGAAGTGCGCAAGAACTCGGCGCCGGTCGATCCCTCGACCTATCTCGAATAG